The following proteins are encoded in a genomic region of Pikeienuella piscinae:
- a CDS encoding ABC transporter permease translates to MTGFLLYVILPIAALVALGWASRTGIGRVIAGPAGAFFRSMPLTAAFGLVVIVIYVLGAIFAPALAPYGESMVFDKINLLPGDDPMHILGTDQIGRDLLTRLIYGGRNTVGIAFVTTVLAFLLGATLGFLAAVLGGWLDQALSRLVDALMAIPQLIFALLLITIFGQSTINMILVIAVLDSTRVFRLSRAVGANIVVMDYIEAAKLRGESYGYLIFREILPNATAPLLAEFGLRFCFVFLLIASLSFLGIGIQPPLADWGTMVRELGQFINFAGFGEWLIASLPLMPAAAIALLTVAVNFVVDWMLHRYSGLKE, encoded by the coding sequence ATGACCGGCTTTCTGCTCTATGTCATCCTGCCGATCGCGGCGCTCGTCGCGCTCGGCTGGGCCTCGCGAACTGGGATCGGACGGGTGATCGCGGGGCCGGCCGGGGCGTTCTTCCGGTCGATGCCGCTGACCGCCGCCTTCGGGCTGGTGGTGATCGTCATCTACGTTCTCGGCGCGATCTTCGCGCCGGCGCTCGCGCCCTATGGCGAAAGTATGGTTTTCGACAAGATCAACCTGTTGCCCGGCGATGACCCGATGCATATCCTCGGGACCGACCAGATCGGGCGTGATCTTCTGACCCGGTTGATCTATGGTGGACGGAACACCGTCGGGATCGCTTTCGTCACCACGGTGTTGGCCTTTCTGCTCGGCGCGACGCTCGGTTTCCTCGCGGCGGTGCTGGGCGGCTGGCTGGATCAGGCGCTTTCGCGCCTTGTCGACGCGTTGATGGCGATCCCGCAGCTCATCTTCGCGTTGCTGCTCATCACGATCTTCGGCCAGTCGACGATCAACATGATCCTCGTGATCGCGGTGCTCGATTCGACTCGGGTTTTCCGGCTTTCCCGCGCCGTCGGGGCGAATATCGTGGTGATGGACTATATCGAGGCGGCGAAGCTGAGGGGTGAAAGCTACGGCTATCTGATCTTTCGGGAGATCCTGCCGAACGCCACCGCGCCGCTGCTGGCGGAATTCGGGCTTCGGTTCTGTTTCGTCTTCCTGCTGATCGCGTCACTCTCCTTCCTTGGCATCGGCATCCAGCCGCCGCTCGCCGATTGGGGAACGATGGTGCGCGAGCTTGGCCAGTTCATCAATTTCGCCGGATTCGGCGAATGGCTGATCGCCTCCCTGCCGCTAATGCCGGCCGCCGCCATCGCGCTTCTGACTGTCGCGGTGAACTTCGTGGTGGACTGGATGCTCCACCGCTATTCGGGCCTCAAGGAGTGA
- a CDS encoding ABC transporter permease yields the protein MTAILTLVGKRLALGLLTLFVVSVIIFAAIEALPGDFAEEILGQGATPEAVAAIRRDLGLDQTPVARYFSWLGGVVQGDFGVSFAQLSFAGNFGTANRDAVTVADQIAPRFSNTIFLASVAAAISVPLSLTLGLLAALYRGSFYDRFINVFTLSSISSPEFFVSYILILFLAVVFPVFPSISNINADLDFFQRLERTLLPALVLTLVVMAHMMRMTRAAIVNLLASPYIEMARLKGVKPWQVILRHALPNALAPIINVIALNLAYLVTGVVVVEVVFVYPGIGQLFVDAVKFRDMPIVQACCLIFAAAYILLNLTADVMSILTNPRLRHPK from the coding sequence TTGACAGCAATTCTGACATTGGTCGGAAAGCGCCTCGCCTTGGGGCTGCTGACCCTCTTCGTCGTATCGGTCATCATCTTCGCGGCGATCGAGGCGCTGCCCGGCGATTTCGCCGAGGAAATACTAGGCCAGGGCGCGACGCCGGAAGCGGTGGCGGCGATCCGCCGCGACCTCGGTCTGGATCAGACGCCGGTCGCCCGGTATTTCTCATGGCTCGGCGGCGTCGTGCAGGGGGATTTCGGCGTCAGTTTCGCGCAGTTGTCCTTCGCTGGGAATTTCGGCACCGCGAACCGCGACGCCGTCACCGTGGCGGACCAGATCGCGCCGCGTTTCAGTAACACGATCTTTCTCGCGTCCGTGGCGGCGGCGATCTCGGTGCCGCTCAGCCTCACGCTCGGGCTTCTCGCCGCGCTTTATCGGGGTTCATTCTATGATCGCTTCATCAACGTCTTTACGCTGTCATCGATCTCCAGCCCGGAATTCTTCGTCTCCTACATCCTGATCCTGTTTCTGGCGGTGGTGTTCCCGGTCTTTCCGTCGATCTCCAACATCAACGCTGATCTGGATTTCTTCCAGCGACTGGAACGAACGCTGCTGCCGGCGCTGGTGCTTACGCTGGTTGTGATGGCGCACATGATGCGGATGACGCGGGCGGCGATCGTCAACCTGCTTGCGAGCCCCTATATCGAGATGGCGCGGCTGAAAGGAGTGAAACCCTGGCAGGTGATCCTGCGGCACGCGCTGCCGAACGCGCTGGCGCCGATCATCAACGTCATCGCCCTCAATCTCGCCTATCTCGTCACCGGGGTGGTGGTGGTTGAGGTGGTCTTCGTCTACCCCGGCATCGGTCAGCTCTTCGTCGATGCGGTGAAGTTCCGCGACATGCCCATCGTGCAGGCCTGCTGCCTGATCTTCGCCGCCGCCTATATTCTGCTGAACCTCACCGCCGACGTCATGTCGATCCTCACCAACCCCCGGCTGAGGCACCCGAAATGA
- a CDS encoding DUF992 domain-containing protein, with protein MPMKFASAFAISAAALAGAALAPVVVSAEENDVEIGTLTCRQIDRTNLVVFSEATFDCTFDPTSGENEKYKGKTTKVGVDLTAYKVETLLWYVFAPSADHAPGALQGDYGGASVDATVGVGGGVRVLVGGFERSFTLQPASVSGQTGVGIAAGIEAFELTYMPDQ; from the coding sequence ATGCCCATGAAGTTCGCCTCCGCTTTCGCGATCAGCGCGGCAGCCCTGGCAGGAGCGGCGCTCGCGCCGGTCGTGGTTTCGGCGGAAGAGAATGATGTCGAAATCGGCACGCTCACCTGTCGCCAGATCGACCGCACGAACCTCGTCGTGTTCTCCGAAGCGACATTCGATTGCACCTTTGATCCGACGAGCGGAGAGAACGAAAAATACAAAGGCAAGACCACGAAGGTCGGCGTCGATCTCACCGCCTACAAGGTCGAGACCCTGCTCTGGTACGTGTTCGCGCCGTCGGCTGATCACGCCCCTGGCGCGCTTCAGGGCGATTACGGCGGCGCTAGCGTGGATGCCACGGTCGGTGTCGGCGGCGGCGTGCGTGTGCTGGTCGGAGGGTTCGAACGCTCCTTCACGCTTCAGCCCGCCTCCGTCTCTGGTCAGACGGGCGTCGGCATCGCCGCCGGGATCGAGGCGTTCGAGCTTACCTATATGCCGGACCAGTGA